The Streptomyces sp. SS1-1 genome has a segment encoding these proteins:
- the mce gene encoding methylmalonyl-CoA epimerase, translated as MLTRIDHIGIACFDLDKTVEFYRATYGFEVFHSEVNEEQGVREAMLKINDTSDGGASYLQLLEPTRPDSTVAKWLDKNGEGVHHIAFGTADVDGDAAAIKDKGVRVLYEEPRIGSMGSRITFLHPKDCHGVLTELVTSAPVESPEH; from the coding sequence ATGCTGACGCGAATCGACCACATCGGAATCGCCTGCTTCGATCTCGACAAGACCGTCGAGTTCTACCGGGCCACCTACGGCTTCGAGGTCTTCCACTCCGAGGTCAACGAGGAGCAGGGCGTCCGCGAGGCCATGCTCAAGATCAACGACACCTCGGACGGCGGCGCCTCCTACCTGCAGCTTCTCGAGCCGACCCGCCCCGACTCCACCGTGGCGAAGTGGCTCGACAAGAACGGCGAGGGCGTCCACCACATCGCCTTCGGCACCGCCGACGTGGACGGCGACGCCGCCGCGATCAAGGACAAGGGCGTGCGCGTGCTCTACGAAGAGCCGCGGATCGGCTCCATGGGGTCACGTATCACGTTCCTGCACCCCAAGGATTGTCATGGTGTTCTGACAGAACTGGTCACTTCGGCGCCTGTTGAGTCACCTGAGCACTGA
- a CDS encoding acetyl-CoA C-acetyltransferase, producing MSSANGTTSVIVAGARTPMGRLLGSLKSFSGADLGGFAIKAALDRAGIGGDQVQYVIMGQVLQAGAGQIPARQAAVKAGIPMNVPALTINKVCLSGLDAIALADQLIRAGEFDVIVAGGQESMTNAPHLLPKSREGYKYGAVQVLDAMAHDGLTDAFENIAMGESTEKHNTRLGIARPEQDEIAALSHQRAAAAQKNGVFEAEITPVEIPQRKGDPVLFSKDEGIRGDTTAESLGKLRPAFAKDGTITAGSSSQISDGAAAVVVMSKAKAQELGLDWIAEIGAHGNVAGPDNSLQSQPSNAILHALKKEGLEVSDLDLIEINEAFAAVAVQSMKDLGVSSEKVNVNGGAIALGHPIGMSGARLVLHLALELKRRGGGVGAAALCGGGGQGDALIVRVPKA from the coding sequence ATGTCTTCTGCAAACGGCACGACGTCCGTCATCGTCGCGGGTGCCCGCACCCCGATGGGACGGCTGCTGGGCTCGCTGAAGTCGTTCTCCGGAGCCGACCTCGGCGGCTTCGCGATCAAGGCCGCCCTCGACCGTGCGGGGATCGGTGGCGACCAGGTCCAGTACGTGATCATGGGCCAGGTGCTCCAGGCCGGGGCGGGGCAGATCCCGGCGCGCCAGGCCGCGGTCAAGGCCGGCATCCCCATGAACGTCCCCGCGCTCACCATCAACAAGGTGTGCCTCTCCGGCCTCGACGCCATCGCCCTCGCGGACCAGCTGATCCGCGCCGGCGAGTTCGACGTGATCGTCGCCGGTGGTCAGGAGTCCATGACCAACGCGCCCCACCTGCTGCCGAAGTCCCGCGAGGGCTACAAGTACGGCGCCGTGCAGGTCCTGGACGCGATGGCCCACGACGGCCTGACCGACGCCTTCGAGAACATCGCCATGGGCGAGTCCACGGAGAAGCACAACACCCGCCTCGGCATCGCCCGCCCCGAGCAGGACGAGATCGCCGCCCTGTCCCACCAGCGCGCCGCCGCCGCCCAGAAGAACGGCGTCTTCGAGGCCGAGATCACCCCGGTCGAGATCCCGCAGCGCAAGGGCGACCCGGTCCTCTTCAGCAAGGACGAGGGCATCCGCGGCGACACCACCGCCGAGTCGCTGGGCAAGCTGCGCCCGGCGTTCGCCAAGGACGGCACGATCACGGCCGGCTCCAGCTCCCAGATCTCCGACGGCGCCGCCGCGGTCGTCGTCATGAGCAAGGCCAAGGCCCAGGAGCTCGGCCTGGACTGGATCGCCGAGATCGGCGCCCACGGCAATGTCGCCGGCCCCGACAACTCGTTGCAGTCGCAGCCGTCGAACGCCATCCTGCACGCCCTGAAGAAGGAGGGCCTGGAGGTCTCCGACCTCGACCTCATCGAGATCAACGAGGCCTTCGCCGCCGTCGCGGTGCAGTCAATGAAGGACCTCGGCGTGTCATCGGAAAAGGTGAACGTCAACGGTGGTGCCATCGCCCTGGGCCACCCGATCGGCATGTCCGGCGCCCGTCTCGTGCTGCACCTCGCCCTGGAGCTGAAGCGGCGCGGCGGCGGCGTCGGCGCGGCCGCGCTGTGCGGTGGCGGCGGTCAGGGTGACGCGCTGATCGTGCGGGTACCGAAGGCCTGA
- a CDS encoding MFS transporter, which produces MPASYAHVLRLPHARTTFAAALLGRLSYGIVPLSLMLAVTRTSGSYTVAGAVMALFSATSVFLSPARAALIDRHGPRRALVPMTAAYAGLLGLLTAVVRQPGAASPLVLGAVAAAAGACTPPLGPAMRAVWGGIAPDPDLLRRAYSLDAVAEELLFVSGPLLVGALVAVAPPAAGIAAGAVLIAAGAAGFVMSPVVRSVRPERVGSTARDGARGGVLAAIRQPVLAALGVGLALGAADLLVVAFAEEHGPGGAGAAWPLAALSAGSAVGGLLHGAVSWRKPAGVRLPPLTAGLGLAVLLAGLATGLGTLTAVMAAAGFFVSPALTTAYLLADESAPSGARVRAGAWVNTAVNAGSTAGTAAAGVLAGLLPTGWCLAATGAATLLVAGTAVRGATRRGAPRPVGTGIV; this is translated from the coding sequence ATGCCCGCCTCCTACGCGCACGTGCTGCGCCTGCCCCATGCCCGTACGACCTTCGCCGCCGCCCTGCTGGGCCGGCTGTCGTACGGGATCGTCCCCCTGTCCCTGATGCTCGCCGTGACCCGGACCAGCGGGTCCTACACGGTGGCCGGCGCCGTGATGGCGCTGTTCTCCGCGACGAGCGTCTTCCTCTCGCCCGCGCGGGCCGCCCTGATCGACCGGCACGGTCCGCGCCGGGCCCTCGTGCCGATGACCGCCGCCTACGCCGGGCTGCTCGGGCTCCTCACGGCCGTCGTCCGGCAGCCGGGCGCCGCCTCGCCGCTGGTCCTCGGCGCGGTGGCCGCCGCCGCGGGCGCCTGCACCCCGCCGCTCGGTCCGGCCATGCGGGCCGTGTGGGGCGGGATCGCCCCCGACCCGGACCTGCTGCGGCGCGCCTACAGCCTGGACGCCGTCGCCGAGGAACTGCTGTTCGTCTCCGGCCCGTTGCTGGTCGGCGCCCTGGTGGCGGTCGCCCCGCCGGCCGCCGGCATCGCGGCCGGGGCGGTGCTGATCGCGGCCGGCGCGGCCGGCTTCGTGATGTCCCCCGTGGTGCGGTCGGTACGGCCCGAGCGGGTGGGGAGCACGGCCCGCGACGGTGCTCGCGGCGGGGTCCTGGCAGCGATCCGGCAACCCGTGCTCGCCGCGCTCGGCGTCGGGCTCGCGCTGGGCGCCGCCGACCTGCTCGTCGTCGCGTTCGCCGAGGAGCACGGTCCGGGCGGCGCCGGAGCGGCCTGGCCGCTGGCCGCCCTGTCCGCCGGGAGCGCCGTCGGCGGACTGCTCCACGGGGCGGTGTCCTGGCGGAAGCCCGCGGGCGTACGGCTGCCGCCGCTGACGGCCGGGCTCGGGCTCGCCGTGCTCCTCGCGGGCCTGGCGACCGGGCTCGGCACGCTCACGGCGGTCATGGCGGCCGCCGGGTTCTTCGTGTCGCCGGCCCTCACCACGGCCTACCTCCTCGCCGACGAGTCGGCACCGTCCGGCGCCCGGGTGCGGGCGGGCGCCTGGGTCAACACGGCGGTCAACGCGGGGAGTACGGCCGGTACGGCCGCCGCCGGGGTGCTGGCCGGACTGCTCCCGACGGGCTGGTGCCTGGCCGCGACCGGCGCGGCGACGCTGCTCGTGGCGGGGACGGCGGTGAGGGGCGCCACCCGGCGTGGCGCCCCTCGGCCCGTGGGGACGGGGATCGTGTGA
- the meaB gene encoding methylmalonyl Co-A mutase-associated GTPase MeaB: MQDVSTLVAQAREGRPRAVARLISLVEGASPQLREVMAALAPLTGNAYVVGLTGSPGVGKSTSTSALVTAYRKQGKRVGVLAVDPSSPFSGGALLGDRVRMSDHASDPGVYIRSMATRGHLGGLAWAAPQAIRVLDAAGCDVILVETVGVGQSEVEIASQADTSVVLLAPGMGDGIQAAKAGILEIGDVYVVNKADRDGADATARELNHMLGLGESRGPGDWRPPIVKTVAARGEGVDEVVEALEKHRAWMEERDVLAERRRARAAREVETIAVTALRERIADLHGDRRLGALAERITAGELDPYRAADELVAGLTRT, encoded by the coding sequence ATGCAGGACGTCTCCACCCTGGTGGCCCAGGCCAGGGAAGGCCGGCCGCGGGCCGTGGCCCGGCTGATCTCCCTCGTGGAGGGGGCGTCCCCGCAGCTGCGGGAGGTCATGGCGGCGCTGGCGCCGCTCACCGGCAACGCCTACGTCGTCGGACTGACCGGCTCGCCCGGCGTGGGCAAGTCGACGTCCACCTCGGCGCTGGTGACGGCCTACCGCAAGCAGGGGAAGCGGGTCGGCGTCCTGGCCGTCGACCCGTCCTCGCCCTTCTCCGGAGGCGCCCTGCTCGGCGACCGGGTCCGCATGTCGGACCACGCCTCCGACCCCGGCGTCTACATCCGGTCCATGGCGACCCGCGGGCATCTCGGCGGCCTCGCCTGGGCCGCCCCGCAGGCCATCCGCGTCCTGGACGCGGCCGGCTGCGACGTGATCCTGGTGGAGACCGTCGGCGTGGGCCAGTCGGAGGTGGAGATCGCCTCCCAGGCAGACACCTCCGTCGTCCTCCTCGCCCCCGGCATGGGCGACGGCATCCAGGCCGCCAAGGCGGGCATCCTGGAGATCGGCGACGTCTACGTCGTCAACAAGGCGGACCGCGACGGCGCCGACGCCACCGCCCGCGAGCTCAACCACATGCTCGGCCTCGGCGAGTCCCGCGGCCCCGGCGACTGGCGCCCGCCCATCGTCAAGACGGTCGCCGCCCGCGGCGAGGGCGTCGACGAGGTCGTGGAGGCCCTGGAGAAGCACCGGGCCTGGATGGAGGAGCGGGACGTCCTGGCCGAGCGCCGGCGCGCCCGCGCCGCCCGCGAGGTCGAGACCATCGCCGTCACCGCGCTGCGCGAACGCATCGCCGACCTGCACGGCGACCGCCGCCTCGGCGCCCTCGCGGAGCGGATCACCGCCGGCGAACTCGACCCGTACCGCGCGGCGGACGAACTGGTGGCGGGACTGACGCGCACCTAA
- a CDS encoding ATP-binding cassette domain-containing protein: MIELSGLTKRYGDKVAVNNLSFTVRPGIVTGFLGPNGAGKSTTMRMVLGLDHPTAGDVRIDGRHYEELKDPLTYIGALLEAKAWHGGRSAYNHLLCLAQSNGIPASRVREVLETVGLTAVARKKTKGFSMGMGQRLGIAAALLGDPRILMFDEPVNGLDPEGIHWIRTLMKSLAAEGRTVFVSSHLMSEMALTADHLVVIGQGRLLADTSMADFIARNSRAFVRVRSPQREQLLDVLRAEGVTPVEAGDGALEIDGGTAARIGELAAHHGIVLHELSTQQASLEEAFMQLTAESVEYHAHTGRAPAPPPPPQQQQQQQQAWGEGWRRS, from the coding sequence ATGATCGAGCTCTCGGGGCTGACCAAGCGGTACGGCGACAAGGTGGCGGTGAACAACCTCTCCTTCACCGTCAGACCCGGCATCGTCACGGGCTTCCTCGGGCCGAACGGCGCGGGCAAGTCGACGACGATGCGGATGGTGCTGGGCCTGGACCACCCGACGGCCGGTGACGTCCGGATCGACGGCAGGCACTACGAGGAGCTGAAGGACCCGCTGACGTACATCGGCGCCCTGCTGGAGGCGAAGGCCTGGCACGGCGGCCGCAGCGCCTACAACCACCTGCTGTGCCTGGCGCAGAGCAACGGCATCCCGGCGAGCCGGGTCCGCGAGGTGCTGGAGACGGTCGGTCTGACGGCGGTCGCCCGCAAGAAGACCAAGGGCTTCTCGATGGGCATGGGGCAGCGCCTCGGCATCGCGGCCGCGCTGCTCGGCGACCCCCGCATCCTGATGTTCGACGAGCCGGTCAACGGCCTCGACCCCGAGGGCATCCACTGGATCCGCACGCTGATGAAGTCGCTGGCGGCCGAGGGACGTACCGTCTTCGTCTCCTCCCACCTGATGAGCGAGATGGCGCTGACCGCCGACCACCTCGTCGTCATCGGGCAGGGCCGGCTGCTCGCCGACACCTCCATGGCCGACTTCATCGCCCGCAACTCCCGGGCGTTCGTCCGGGTCCGCAGCCCTCAGCGGGAGCAGTTGCTCGACGTGCTGCGCGCGGAGGGCGTCACCCCGGTGGAGGCGGGCGACGGCGCGCTGGAGATCGACGGCGGCACGGCCGCGCGGATCGGCGAGCTCGCGGCCCACCACGGGATCGTGCTGCACGAGCTGAGCACACAGCAGGCGTCCCTGGAGGAGGCCTTCATGCAGCTGACCGCGGAGTCGGTCGAGTACCACGCGCACACCGGGCGGGCCCCGGCCCCGCCGCCGCCGCCGCAGCAGCAGCAGCAACAACAGCAGGCGTGGGGCGAGGGCTGGAGGAGGAGCTGA
- a CDS encoding PepSY domain-containing protein, which yields MKRNLVLATVAAAALIGGGTVAAYAGGGDDGASRSDVRVADDRDDTRKDDDRDDTRDDREEAASQARGAEVTAADAIAAALERTPGTAVSAELDDDGSRVWEVTVVQGDGTEHDVRVSAGDGKVLSDRRDDDDEREGRADLAALKGASVDAREAAEAAAAKGVVVEIDLDDDGPAAWKAETTKGEWNVDLKSGAVTPHHDDDGRDDHHGGRGHDDRDDD from the coding sequence ATGAAGCGCAATCTCGTCCTCGCCACCGTCGCCGCGGCGGCCCTGATCGGCGGCGGCACGGTCGCGGCCTACGCGGGCGGCGGTGACGACGGAGCGTCGCGGTCGGACGTCCGGGTCGCCGACGACCGCGACGACACGCGGAAGGACGACGACCGGGACGACACCCGTGACGACCGCGAGGAGGCCGCTTCGCAGGCGCGGGGCGCCGAGGTCACCGCCGCCGACGCGATCGCGGCCGCGCTGGAGCGGACCCCGGGCACGGCCGTCTCCGCCGAACTGGACGACGACGGCTCCCGCGTCTGGGAGGTCACCGTCGTCCAGGGCGACGGCACCGAGCACGACGTGCGGGTCTCCGCGGGCGACGGCAAGGTGCTGAGCGACCGGCGCGACGACGATGACGAGCGCGAGGGCCGGGCGGACCTCGCCGCGCTGAAGGGCGCGTCGGTCGACGCCCGCGAGGCAGCCGAGGCGGCGGCCGCCAAGGGCGTGGTCGTGGAGATCGACCTCGACGACGACGGCCCGGCCGCCTGGAAGGCCGAGACCACCAAGGGCGAATGGAACGTCGACCTGAAGAGCGGCGCGGTGACCCCGCACCACGACGACGACGGCCGGGACGACCACCACGGCGGCCGCGGCCACGACGACCGCGACGACGACTGA
- the scy gene encoding polarized growth protein Scy has translation MRGYERQEREPAADVDHLSRFEAEMDRLKTEREKAIQHAEDLGYQVEVLRAKLHEARRTIMSRPAFDGGDIGYQAEQLLRNAQVQADQLRQEAERELSQARAQTQRILQEHAEQAARLQAELHQEAVTRRQQLDQELAERRQTVESHVNENVAWAEQLRARTEQQARRLLDESRAEAEQALSAARAEAERLAGEARRRLTDAAEEARTEAEQILRRARTDAERLLNAASTQAQEATDHAEQLRSSTVNESDAARRQATELSRAAEQRMAEAEEALRKAQSEAEKLVTEAKAAAEKTLSGAESANEQRMRTAKEQVARLVEEATKEAENTKADAEQVIADARAEAEKVLAEAAEKARTLTAEESATQLSKAAKTAEDVLNKAQQEAQNTTKAAVEEAERIRREAETEADRLRAEAHDIAEQLKGAAKDDTKEYRAKTVELQEEARRLRGEAEQLRSEAVAEGEKIRAEARKEAVQQIEEAAKTAEELLAKAKQDADDLRQKATTDSEKVRTEAIERATTLRRQAEETLQRTRQEAERHREEVVEQAEGIKADAERAAQELREETERGVEARRAEAAEELTRLQTEAEQRLAAAEEALSDAREEAARIRREAAEETDRLRTEAAERIRTLQQQAEEDADRLRTEAASDASASRAEGEAVAVRLRSEAAAEAERLRSEAQETADRVRAEAQAAAERLATEASETLAAAQEEAGRRRREAEELLGSARQEADQERERAREQSEELLASARNRVEEAQAEAERLVEEADRRATEMVSAAEQHAQQVRDSVTGLHEQAQEEIAGLRSAAEHAAERTRREAEEEADRVRTDAYAERERAGEDAGRLRREAKEEAEAAKSLAERTVGEAIAEADRLRAEATEHAQRLRTEASDRIAEADQAASRTRADAREDANRIRSDAAEQADTLITEARSEAERLQSETIAEADRMLADALAKAEKLVGDATSDAERLRAEAADAVGSAQQHAERVRGESERVRAEAAAEAERLVATAREEAERTLDEARKDANKRRSEAAEQVDTLITETTAEADKLLTEAQQQALKTTADAEAQADTMVGAARKEAERLVAEATVEGNTTVEKARTDADELLVGARRDATAIRERAEELRDRITSEIEDLHERARREAAETMKTTGDRCDALIKASEEQLAKAQAKAKELVSEANSEAGKVRIAAVKKAEGLLKEAEQKRAQLIREAEELKAEAIREAKATVEEGKRELEVLVRRREDINAEISRVQDVLEALESFEAPGGAKDGGVKAGATVGAPRSGGKSSDG, from the coding sequence GTGCGGGGCTACGAACGCCAGGAGCGAGAGCCGGCGGCTGACGTCGACCACCTCTCTCGGTTCGAGGCCGAGATGGATCGGCTGAAGACCGAGCGGGAGAAGGCGATCCAGCACGCCGAGGACCTCGGCTACCAGGTCGAGGTGCTGCGCGCCAAGCTTCACGAGGCGCGCCGCACCATCATGTCCCGGCCCGCCTTCGACGGCGGTGACATCGGATACCAGGCCGAGCAGTTGCTGCGCAACGCCCAGGTGCAGGCGGACCAGCTGCGCCAGGAGGCCGAGCGCGAGCTGAGCCAGGCCCGCGCGCAGACGCAGCGCATCCTCCAGGAGCACGCCGAGCAAGCCGCCCGGCTCCAGGCCGAACTGCACCAGGAGGCGGTCACCCGCCGCCAGCAGCTGGACCAGGAGCTGGCCGAGCGCCGGCAGACCGTCGAGTCGCACGTCAACGAGAACGTGGCGTGGGCGGAGCAGCTGCGCGCCCGCACCGAGCAGCAGGCCCGGCGTCTGCTGGACGAGTCGCGCGCCGAGGCCGAGCAGGCCCTGTCGGCCGCGCGCGCCGAGGCCGAGCGGCTGGCCGGCGAGGCCCGCCGCCGGCTGACGGACGCCGCCGAGGAGGCCCGTACCGAGGCGGAGCAGATCCTGCGCCGGGCGCGGACCGACGCCGAGCGCCTGCTGAACGCCGCCTCCACCCAGGCCCAGGAGGCCACCGACCACGCCGAGCAGCTGCGCAGCTCCACGGTCAACGAGTCGGACGCCGCCCGCCGCCAGGCCACCGAGCTGAGCCGCGCCGCCGAGCAGCGCATGGCCGAGGCCGAGGAGGCGCTGCGCAAGGCGCAGTCCGAGGCGGAGAAGCTGGTCACCGAGGCCAAGGCGGCCGCCGAGAAGACGCTGTCCGGGGCCGAGTCGGCCAACGAGCAGCGCATGCGCACGGCCAAGGAGCAGGTCGCCCGGCTGGTCGAGGAGGCCACCAAGGAGGCCGAGAACACCAAGGCCGACGCCGAGCAGGTCATCGCCGACGCCCGCGCGGAGGCCGAGAAGGTCCTCGCCGAGGCCGCCGAGAAGGCCCGCACGCTCACCGCCGAGGAGAGCGCGACCCAGCTGTCCAAGGCCGCCAAGACCGCCGAGGACGTGCTCAACAAGGCGCAGCAGGAGGCGCAGAACACCACCAAGGCCGCCGTCGAGGAGGCCGAGCGGATCCGCCGGGAGGCGGAGACCGAGGCGGACCGGCTGCGCGCCGAGGCGCACGACATCGCCGAGCAGCTCAAGGGCGCGGCGAAGGACGACACCAAGGAGTACCGGGCCAAGACGGTCGAGCTGCAGGAGGAGGCCCGCCGGCTGCGCGGCGAGGCCGAGCAGCTGCGCTCGGAGGCCGTCGCCGAGGGCGAGAAGATCCGCGCGGAGGCCCGCAAGGAGGCCGTCCAGCAGATCGAGGAGGCGGCCAAGACCGCCGAGGAGCTGCTGGCGAAGGCCAAGCAGGACGCGGACGACCTGCGCCAGAAGGCCACGACGGACAGCGAGAAGGTCCGCACCGAGGCCATCGAGCGGGCGACCACGCTGCGCCGGCAGGCCGAGGAGACGCTGCAGCGCACCCGCCAGGAGGCCGAGCGGCACCGCGAGGAGGTCGTGGAGCAGGCCGAGGGCATCAAGGCCGACGCCGAGCGGGCCGCCCAGGAGCTGCGCGAGGAGACCGAGCGCGGCGTCGAGGCGCGCCGCGCGGAGGCCGCCGAGGAGCTGACGCGCCTTCAGACCGAGGCCGAGCAGCGGCTCGCGGCGGCCGAGGAGGCCCTCTCCGACGCCCGCGAGGAGGCCGCCCGCATCCGCCGGGAGGCCGCCGAGGAGACCGACCGGCTGCGCACCGAGGCCGCCGAGCGGATCCGCACGCTCCAGCAGCAGGCCGAGGAGGACGCCGACCGGCTGCGCACCGAGGCCGCGTCGGACGCGTCGGCGTCCCGCGCCGAGGGCGAGGCCGTCGCCGTACGGCTGCGGTCGGAGGCCGCGGCCGAGGCCGAGCGGCTGAGGTCGGAGGCCCAGGAGACCGCCGACCGGGTGCGTGCCGAGGCGCAGGCCGCCGCCGAGCGGCTGGCCACGGAGGCGTCGGAGACGCTGGCCGCCGCCCAGGAGGAGGCCGGCCGGCGCCGGCGCGAGGCCGAGGAGCTGCTCGGTTCGGCGCGTCAGGAGGCCGACCAGGAGCGTGAGCGGGCCCGCGAGCAGAGCGAGGAGCTGCTGGCCTCCGCCCGCAACCGGGTCGAGGAGGCGCAGGCCGAGGCCGAGCGCCTGGTCGAGGAGGCCGACCGGCGCGCCACCGAGATGGTGTCGGCGGCCGAGCAGCACGCCCAGCAGGTCCGCGACTCCGTCACCGGGCTGCACGAGCAGGCCCAGGAGGAGATCGCCGGGCTGCGCAGCGCCGCCGAGCACGCGGCGGAGCGCACGCGCCGGGAGGCCGAGGAGGAGGCGGACCGGGTCCGTACCGACGCCTACGCCGAGCGGGAGCGGGCCGGCGAGGACGCCGGGCGGCTGCGGCGCGAGGCCAAGGAGGAGGCGGAGGCCGCCAAGTCGCTGGCCGAGCGCACGGTCGGGGAGGCCATCGCCGAGGCGGACCGGCTGCGCGCGGAGGCCACCGAGCACGCCCAGCGGCTGCGCACCGAGGCGTCCGACCGGATCGCGGAGGCGGACCAGGCGGCGTCCCGGACCCGGGCGGACGCCCGCGAGGACGCCAACCGCATCCGCTCGGACGCGGCGGAGCAGGCCGACACCCTCATCACCGAGGCCCGTTCCGAGGCGGAGCGGCTGCAGTCGGAGACGATCGCCGAGGCCGACCGGATGCTGGCCGACGCGCTCGCCAAGGCGGAGAAGCTGGTCGGTGACGCCACGTCGGACGCGGAGCGGCTGCGCGCCGAGGCCGCGGACGCGGTCGGCTCGGCGCAGCAGCACGCGGAGCGGGTCCGCGGGGAGTCGGAGCGCGTCCGCGCCGAGGCGGCCGCGGAGGCCGAGCGTCTGGTGGCCACGGCCCGCGAGGAGGCCGAGCGCACCCTGGACGAGGCCCGCAAGGACGCCAACAAGCGGCGTTCGGAGGCGGCGGAGCAGGTCGACACGCTCATCACGGAGACGACCGCCGAGGCGGACAAGCTGCTCACCGAGGCGCAGCAGCAGGCGCTGAAGACGACCGCGGACGCGGAGGCGCAGGCCGACACGATGGTCGGCGCGGCCCGCAAGGAGGCGGAGCGGCTGGTCGCCGAGGCGACGGTCGAGGGCAACACCACGGTGGAGAAGGCCCGTACGGACGCCGACGAGCTGCTGGTCGGGGCCCGCCGGGACGCCACCGCGATCCGGGAGCGGGCGGAGGAGCTGCGCGACCGCATCACGAGCGAGATCGAGGACCTGCACGAGCGCGCCCGGCGCGAGGCCGCCGAGACGATGAAGACGACCGGCGACCGCTGCGACGCGCTGATCAAGGCGTCCGAGGAGCAGCTGGCCAAGGCGCAGGCGAAGGCCAAGGAGCTGGTGTCGGAGGCCAACTCGGAGGCCGGCAAGGTCCGTATCGCCGCGGTGAAGAAGGCCGAGGGGCTGCTCAAGGAGGCCGAGCAGAAGCGGGCGCAGCTGATCCGCGAGGCCGAGGAGCTGAAGGCGGAGGCGATCCGCGAGGCCAAGGCCACGGTCGAGGAGGGCAAGCGCGAGCTGGAGGTCCTCGTCCGGCGCCGCGAGGACATCAACGCCGAGATCTCCCGGGTGCAGGACGTCCTGGAGGCGCTGGAGTCCTTCGAGGCTCCCGGCGGGGCCAAGGACGGCGGGGTCAAGGCGGGGGCGACCGTGGGCGCTCCCCGATCGGGTGGCAAGTCGTCAGACGGCTAG
- a CDS encoding response regulator transcription factor — MRLLIVEDERRLARSLARGLTAEGYAVDVVHDGLEGLRLAGEGTYDLVILDIMLPGMNGYRVCAALRAAGHDVPILMLTAKDGEYDEAEGLDTGADDYLTKPFSYVVLVARVKALLRRGRQGAGASPVLVLGDLRVDTAARRVFLGADEVPLTTREFSVLETLVTRPGEVVSKARILEHVWDFAYDGDPNIVEVYVSALRRKLRPELIRTVRGAGYRLERQEPAP, encoded by the coding sequence ATGCGCCTGCTGATCGTGGAGGACGAAAGACGCCTGGCCCGGTCCCTCGCCCGGGGCCTGACCGCCGAGGGCTACGCCGTGGACGTCGTCCACGACGGCCTCGAAGGGCTGCGCCTGGCCGGCGAGGGGACCTACGACCTCGTGATCCTCGACATCATGCTGCCCGGCATGAACGGCTACCGCGTCTGCGCCGCCCTGCGCGCCGCCGGCCACGACGTGCCGATCCTCATGCTCACCGCCAAGGACGGCGAGTACGACGAGGCCGAGGGCCTGGACACCGGCGCCGACGACTACCTCACCAAGCCGTTCTCGTACGTCGTCCTGGTCGCCCGAGTGAAGGCCCTGCTGCGGCGCGGCCGGCAGGGCGCGGGCGCCTCACCCGTGCTCGTCCTCGGCGACCTCCGGGTCGACACGGCCGCCCGCCGGGTCTTCCTCGGCGCCGACGAGGTGCCGCTGACCACGCGGGAGTTCTCGGTGCTGGAGACGCTCGTGACACGGCCCGGCGAGGTCGTGTCCAAGGCGCGGATCCTGGAGCACGTCTGGGACTTCGCCTACGACGGCGACCCGAACATCGTCGAGGTCTACGTCAGCGCGCTGCGGCGCAAGCTGCGGCCGGAGCTGATCCGGACCGTCCGGGGCGCCGGGTACCGGCTCGAGCGGCAGGAGCCGGCGCCGTGA